A single genomic interval of Cydia splendana chromosome 10, ilCydSple1.2, whole genome shotgun sequence harbors:
- the LOC134794086 gene encoding putative transmembrane protein 183BP, with product MPKKKGDWKCSNSDFTLKDSADAPKPIRRLKKAQITDTGEVSWDEMADYDLVEEIDAEGYKRYIYKKKSNAKLEVDIDKRPGIVYPEIVFYLISAYIKPEQIGSFAAINKASYARTQRESFWRNLYKRYCQGHPRLPPRLRIENSFKVYGLKQRVIRALHHTYSVFVHKIELDAIQDSRPHRLVKRRCINVWYNKGPIYWLVYFKLKKVPLERPQTGNGNMLDELDRIDANPDEDCQVLQVTCTSFHEVPPLLGMTLSSVSVVLSPGLRHHRLSLGFSTSAHNISRNLVPDQSVVIDTVVTIFVFDWWHPKYPHFDNTLPARVKDEESMPVLKKEFFNMSLAD from the exons ATGCCGAAGAAAAAAGGGGACTGGAAATGTTCAAATTCAG ATTTTACGTTAAAAGACTCCGCAGACGCGCCAAAACCAATCAGACGTCTGAAAAAAGCACAGATAACAGATACCGGTGAAGTATCATGGGACGAAATGGCAGACTATGACCTGGTCGAAGAGATAGATGCAGAGGGCTACAAAAGGTACATATACAAGAAAAAGAGCAATGCGAAACTTGAAGTTGACATAGACAAGCGGCCAGGTATAGTATACCCagaaattgtattttatttgatttcTGCATATATCAAACCGGAGCAAATAGGCAGTTTTGCTGCCATAAATAAAGCCTCATACGCACGCACGCAACGGGAATCATTCTGGCGCAATCTATACAAGCGTTACTGTCAGGGCCATCCACGGTTACCACCGAGATTGAGGATTGAGAATAGTTTTAAAGTGTATGGCTTAAAGCAGAGAGTCATACGAGCGTTGCACCATACGTACAGCGTGTTTGTACATAAGATTGAGCTTGATGCTATACAGGACAGTAGACCACACCGTCTGGTGAAACGTCGCTGCATAAATGTCTGGTATAATAAAGGACCAATATATTGGCTGGTGTATTTTAAGTTAAAGAAAGTGCCGCTGGAACGGCCGCAGACTGGAAACGGGAATATGTTGGATGAGCTGGACAGGATTGATGCTAATCCGGATGAGGATTGTCAAGTGTTGCAG GTGACCTGCACAAGTTTCCACGAAGTGCCACCACTCCTCGGCATGACACTTAGCTCTGTCTCCGTTGTCCTCTCACCAGGTCTCCGCCACCACCGTCTCAGTCTCGGCTTTAGCACCAGCGCCCACAACATCTCCCGGAACCTAGTGCCTGATCAATCTGTTGTCATAGACACCGTTGTGACTATCTTTGTGTTTGACTGGTGGCACCCGAAGTACCCGCATTTTGATAATACTCTGCCTGCGAGGGTGAAGGATGAGGAGTCTATGCCGGTGTTGAAGAAAGAGTtctttaatatgagtttagcGGATTGA